A single region of the Oscillatoria salina IIICB1 genome encodes:
- a CDS encoding cupin domain-containing protein, which yields MTQFYTPQSSHETMLVQIPGNTIDDLFVHRYQTDQLLVVRGSFILVILQNRQYEYIYLSENRPQVVKIPPGVPHSAINLNPENCFLVNAVLRHGTPYAKDYQPITPPFPYDLALAEKIFATEENATIPQPA from the coding sequence ATGACACAATTTTATACTCCCCAATCAAGTCATGAAACAATGCTAGTACAAATTCCGGGCAACACAATTGACGATCTATTCGTCCATCGGTATCAAACAGATCAATTATTAGTAGTTCGGGGCAGCTTTATTTTAGTAATCTTGCAAAATCGTCAGTACGAGTATATTTACTTAAGCGAGAACCGACCTCAAGTAGTCAAAATACCTCCCGGAGTACCTCACAGCGCCATTAATCTCAACCCAGAAAATTGTTTCCTCGTCAACGCCGTCTTACGCCACGGAACGCCTTACGCTAAAGACTATCAGCCAATTACGCCACCTTTTCCTTACGACTTAGCACTAGCGGAGAAAATCTTTGCTACTGAG